ACTTGCATTTAATGGAGCGAGGTATGGAAGAAATCACCGTAGAAAATTTTTATGATGATATGAAAAAAATGACGATTCCGCTCGATACGCGAAAAACTCCATCCGCCAATGCGCAAAGTTACTTTAGCCGTTACCAAAAATTGCGTAATGCAGTCGAAGTGGTGAAAGAGCAAATCGCACTGACGAAAGAAGAAATCACTTATTTAGAGTCAGTCGAATCCCAACTAGAAACGTCCGGCCCACAAGACGTGGAAGAAATCCGCCAAGAACTCGCTGAACAAGGTTACCTGCGTTATAAACAGAAAAAAGGCAGTCGGAAAAAAGCTACTTTGCCCGCACCGGAAAAATACACTTCTTCGACTGGCTTAACGATTTTAGTCGGAAAAAATAATAAACAAAATGATTATTTAACAAATAAATTAGCTCGCAACAATGAGTATTGGTTCCACGTGAAAGATTTGCCCGGTTCGCATGTAGTGATTCAATCAAGCAGTCCCGATGACACGTCGATTACAGAAGCTGCGATGATTGCCGCCTACTACTCGAAAGCCCGCCTTTCAGCAACCGTTCCAGTCGATGGTACACTCGTAAAACACGTGAAAAAACCAAATGGCGCCAAGCCTGGTTATGTCATTTACGATAACCAAACAACTTATTTTGTTACACCAGATGAAAAGCTTGTGTTAGCTTTAAAAAATTAACGGTTCCTTTTTGGAGCCGTTTTTTCTTTCTATTTTTAGGGTAGATGTTAACTGACTTTACTTTTTAATTGGAAGGATGATAAACGAATGAAAATTTTATTAATCGGTGCTTCTGGTACGCTTGGTTCTGCGGTGAAAGACCGTTTGGAGAAAAAGGCGGATGTGATAACAGCAGGCAGACATAGTGGCGATGTGACGGTGGATATTACGAGTATCGATAGTATTAAAAAAATGTACGCCCAAGTTGGCAAAGTCGATGCGATTGTTTCGGCAACAGGCAGTGCCACTTTTTCACCTTTAACGGAATTAACGCCTGAGAAAAATGCGGTGACAATTAGCAGTAAATTAGGCGGTCAAATTAATCTCGTTTTACTCGGTATTGATTCATTGAACGATCATGGCAGTTTCACACTTACTACCGGGATTATGATGGAAGATCCAATCGTCCAAGGGGCTTCTGCTGCAATGGCAAATGGCGCGGTCACTGCTTTTGCTAAATCTGCTGCGATTGAAATGCCGCGCGGAATTCGGATTAATACAGTAAGTCCGAATGTTTTAGAAGAATCTTGGGATAATTTAGAGCCTTTTTTCCAAGGGTTCCTACCAGTTCCAGCTGCAAAAGTCGCTCGTGCGTTTGAAAAAAGTGTTTTTGGCGCCCAAACTGGACAAAGTTATCAAGTATATTAATAGAAAAAGAAGCTCGCCTTTAGGATAGGCGAGCTTCTTCTTATTTACCCCAATTTTCCGGGTTCTTTTTCCATTCTTTTAATGTTGCCATATCTTCAGCAGTCACGTAATTTTCATTTAAAGCTACTTCAATTAGCTCGTCGTAGTTTGTTAATGTCACTAGTTTTGTGTCAGCTTCTTCTAGCAATTTTTTCCCTTTATCTAATCCATATGTAAAAATGGCCGCGATGCCAACTACTTCTGCTCCCGCTTCTTCGAGTGCTTCCACTGCTTTAAGTGAACTTCCGCCGGTCGAAATCAAGTCTTCAATCACGACGACTTTTTGACCTTTCGCGATTGGACCTTCGATTTGGTTCCCTTTACCGTGTTCTTTTGCTTTTGAACGCACGTAGACCATTGGTAAATCTAGCAAATCGCTCACCCATGCGGCATGTGGGATTCCAGCAGTTGCGGTACCTGCAACGACATCCACTTCGCCAAATGTTTGCTTAATTTTTTCAGCTAATGATTGAGCGATGAACTGACGAACTTTTGGAAAGCCTAATGTTAGGCGATTGTCACAGTAAATGGGCGATTTGATTCCGGATGCCCATGTAAATGGTTCATTTGGTTTTAAAAATACCGCCTTGATTGCTAATAATTGTTCGGCTACTTGTTTTTCGATGCTCATGCATTCCACTCCTTTAAAACTTGATTATAAGCTGCTACTGGGTCATTTGCGCGAGTGATGGAACGACCGACAACAATGTTCGACGAGCCAATCAAACGTGCTTTTTCTGGTGTTACGACGCGGATTTGATCGTCGGCTGCGTCACTTGCTAGGCGAATACCTGGTGTTACGCGTAAAAAATCAGTGCCATTTTGTTGTTTGATGGCTTCTGCTTCTAGTGCGGAACAAACCACACCATCTAGCCCGGCTTGTTTTGTTAAATCACTATAATGTAGCACAGACTCAAGCAGACTCGTGTTGATTAATTGCTCCGTTTGCATATCCGCCTCACTTGTACTTGTCAGTTGCGTTACCGCGATAATTGTCGGACGTTTGCCGCTCGCGGAACCTATTTCAAGACCTTCTAGAGCTGCTTCCATCATGTTCTTCCCGCCTGCTGCATGTACATTGACCATATCAACGCCTAATTTTGCTAAGCCAATCATCGCGCTTTTGACTGTGTTTGGGATATCGTGAAGTTTTAAATCTAGGAAAATTTGATGATTTTGTTGTTTTATTTTTTCAACGATGACTGGACCGTTGCTATAAAAAAGTTCCATGCCTACTTTCACGGATAATGTTTCTCCGGAAAATTGGGCTAGAAAGCTCTCTACTTCTTCATAAGTTTGGAAATCTAGCGCGATAATAGGTTTATTCATTGAGTTGCTCGCTCCTTTTTCAGTTCTTGTAGGGAAGAAATGCCGAGTTCATCCATTCGTTTTGGTAGTTCGGTAATTAATTTTGGGCAGATAAATGGATCGGTAAAGTTCATTGTACCTACTGCGACTGCATCTGCTCCGGCGATTAAAAATTCTAGCACGTCGTCCACTGTTTGCACGCCGCCCATTCCGATAATTGGGATATTACTTACGGCGCGGACTTGGTGAATCATCCGGATTGCGACTGGTTTAATCGCGGGGCCAGAAAGTCCACCGGTGCCATTTGCGATAACTGGTTTTCGTGTTTTTAAATCAATACGCATACCGAGTAATGTGTTAATCATCGTCAGACCATCTGCTCCAGCTGCTTCGATTGCTTGCGCGATGGAAACTATATCCGCTACATTCGGTGATAATTTCACATAAACTGGTACACTCGCGACATTTTTCACGGCTTTAGTTAAACGGTGCGCTACTTCTGGGTCTGTTCCAAATGCGATACCGCCGTGCTTCACATTCGGGCAGGAAATATTGAGTTCGATCGCTTTCACTGCCTTGGATTCACCGATTCGGGCGCAAACTTGGACATAGTCGTCCTCGGTTGCACCAGCCACATTGGCGATAATCGGTGTTTCGAATTGTTCTAAAAATGGAAGTTCATGGGCCAAAACATGTTCCAACCCCGGATTTTGTAGCCCGATGGCATTAAGCATCCCGCTCGCGGTTTCTGCTACTCGCGGGGTCGGATTTCCAAGTCGAGGTTCGGGGGTTACCGCTTTTGCCATAATCGCGCCAAGTTCATTTAAATCATAGTATTTGCTATATTCTTGTCCGAAGCCAAAACATCCTGATGCTGGCATAATTGGGTTTTTAAGCGACAATCCGGGAATTTCTACAGCTAATCTATTCATAAACTCACCTCATCCGCACGAAATACTGGTCCATCTTCGCACACTTTAAATTGCTTGTTCGCGTCATCCGCTTTTGGACAAACACAGGCATAGCAAGCTCCGATACCACAAGCCATTCGTTCTTCTAAAGAAAGATACGTTTTCGTTTCTGGAAAACTAGCTTTCACTGCTTGGAGCATCGCTTTTGGCCCACAACTGTATATGACATCCGGTTCTTCTGGAAAATTTTTCGTAATATCTGTAACGAAACCTTGTGTTCCAAGCGTGCCATCCACCGTCGCAATATGCACTGTGCCATACGCCGCCATTTCTGTTGCATAAAAACTATCTTTTGCAGATTGGAACCCATTTACAAACGTGACTTGTACGCCTTTTTCAGCTAACTCTTTACCGAGCTGATACATCGGAGGGACACCGATTCCGCCCCCGATTAAAAGTGCGGTTTTCGGCGCGGGAGTTGCAGCGATATCGAACCCTTTTCCAAGCGGACCTAACACATCAATCGTATCCCCTTCCACAAGCGCGCTAAAATCTTTCGTCCCATCTCCTTCAACCCGGTAAAGCAGAATGCAGCTTTTCGTCCGTTTATCATAAGAACAAATACTGATTGGTCGTCTCATGAGCAAATCAGAGCGGCTCGGTTTCAGCATTAAAAACTGACCCGGCGACATATCTGCCACACATTCCCCGGTTAAAATTAGTTCGTATACTTTATCGGCAATTTCGGTTTGCTGAATGACTTTCATTTCCGTCTGTAACACGGTTCCACCCCGTTTCTTCTATTTATACACGTGCTTTCGGTTGCTTCACTTCACTGGCATTCATCGATTCTAGTTCAAATGAGCGCGATTCAAGTACACGCAAGATTGCTTCTGCTGTATCAAGCGATGTACAAACCGGAATGCCATTTTCGACAGATTCGCGGCGAATTTGGAAGCCATCTCGTTCTGGGCGTTTGCCAGTTGTTAAGGTATTTACTACGAGCGTTACTTGGCCGTTTCGAATATAGTCAATTAGCGTTTCTTGATTTTCCCCAATTTTTTTCACTTGCGAAACTGGAATTCCGGCTTCTTCTAGTGTGCTCGCTGTTCCTTTTGTCGCCATGATAGTGAAGCCAATGCGGTTAAATCTCGCAGCTAACTCGACAGCCTCTTCTTTATCGCGGTCAGCTACTGTTAGGAGTACTGTTCCGTAATCATGCATCGTTGTTCCGCTAGCTACAAATCCTTTATAAAGTGCTTTTTCTAAGGTAATGTCTTTCCCCATAACTTCTCCGGTTGATTTCATTTCAGGTCCAAGCGATGTATCGACACTACGCAATTTCGCGAAAGAGAATACCGGCACTTTAACAAAAATTTCTTGTTTTTCTGGTGCAAGTCCTGGCGTGTAACCAAGGTCGATTAAGTTCTCGCCTAGAATCACTCTTGTCGCCACATTCGCCATCGGAATTTCAGTAATTTTACTTAAAAATGGCGCTGTCCGGCTG
This portion of the Listeria cossartiae subsp. cossartiae genome encodes:
- a CDS encoding short chain dehydrogenase produces the protein MKILLIGASGTLGSAVKDRLEKKADVITAGRHSGDVTVDITSIDSIKKMYAQVGKVDAIVSATGSATFSPLTELTPEKNAVTISSKLGGQINLVLLGIDSLNDHGSFTLTTGIMMEDPIVQGASAAMANGAVTAFAKSAAIEMPRGIRINTVSPNVLEESWDNLEPFFQGFLPVPAAKVARAFEKSVFGAQTGQSYQVY
- the pyrE gene encoding orotate phosphoribosyltransferase; protein product: MSIEKQVAEQLLAIKAVFLKPNEPFTWASGIKSPIYCDNRLTLGFPKVRQFIAQSLAEKIKQTFGEVDVVAGTATAGIPHAAWVSDLLDLPMVYVRSKAKEHGKGNQIEGPIAKGQKVVVIEDLISTGGSSLKAVEALEEAGAEVVGIAAIFTYGLDKGKKLLEEADTKLVTLTNYDELIEVALNENYVTAEDMATLKEWKKNPENWGK
- the pyrF gene encoding orotidine-5'-phosphate decarboxylase, translating into MNKPIIALDFQTYEEVESFLAQFSGETLSVKVGMELFYSNGPVIVEKIKQQNHQIFLDLKLHDIPNTVKSAMIGLAKLGVDMVNVHAAGGKNMMEAALEGLEIGSASGKRPTIIAVTQLTSTSEADMQTEQLINTSLLESVLHYSDLTKQAGLDGVVCSALEAEAIKQQNGTDFLRVTPGIRLASDAADDQIRVVTPEKARLIGSSNIVVGRSITRANDPVAAYNQVLKEWNA
- a CDS encoding dihydroorotate dehydrogenase, which encodes MNRLAVEIPGLSLKNPIMPASGCFGFGQEYSKYYDLNELGAIMAKAVTPEPRLGNPTPRVAETASGMLNAIGLQNPGLEHVLAHELPFLEQFETPIIANVAGATEDDYVQVCARIGESKAVKAIELNISCPNVKHGGIAFGTDPEVAHRLTKAVKNVASVPVYVKLSPNVADIVSIAQAIEAAGADGLTMINTLLGMRIDLKTRKPVIANGTGGLSGPAIKPVAIRMIHQVRAVSNIPIIGMGGVQTVDDVLEFLIAGADAVAVGTMNFTDPFICPKLITELPKRMDELGISSLQELKKERATQ